The sequence ctcattatttcttcttagttgagtaaaaatagtaaaaacttataataTAATCACACATATTCTTACTAGCTCTTGTGTTCAAGTcccacttgatttgtatgatgatattttcttctttacatGCCAGTAAGAAAAaggaatcttctttcttcttttcaacttaattgtttttgttataatagcattcacaagagtaatgatctttttttttttgtaataagcaCATTTAACATTAGAATAATTATACCTATCGCCTCTTATATctcgtctttcttatttttattttggatttttatcttttttattatttcttcttcttaCTCCTTAATCATATCTTTTATTATTACCATAGCCTCTTTCAAGTCCTTGTccttttccacaaccacgatTACTTGaggtttcatttttttctttcaaattgagCTTTGAAACTTATTCCATAgcatttgttttttttatttattaaatattcatatgctttcaaagaatctattaactcattaatagtcatttggtctaaattctttgagtaacctaaacttttcatGTAGTGACTAAAGTACTTTTgtgatcatacatatattttctagattctcattatttctaCTTATTTGATTAACAATAGCAAAAACTTATAAACTAATTATACATATGCTTTCTAGCTCAAGTGTCcaagttccacttgatttgtatgatgatattttcttctttacgggctaggaaaaaaaagaatcttctttcttcttttcaacttaattgtttttgttataatagcattcacaagagtaataatcttttttttttgtaataagcgCATTCAACATTAGAATAATTATACCTAtcgcctcttatatctcctctttcttatttttattttagattttgatcttttttattattccttcctctttctccttgaTCATATCATCTATGATGACCATAGCCTCTTTCAAATCCTCGGccttttccacaaccacgatcacttgagcttttatttttttctttcaaagtgagctttgaacttattccatagcatttgatttttttgttgATTAAATATTCATATACTTACAAAGAATCTATTAACTCATGAATAATCATTTGAtctaaattctttgagtaacGTAAACTTTTCATGTAGTGATTAAAGTGGTTTTtcgatcatacatatattttctagattcttattatttgttctcagttgactaaaaataataaaaatttataaaataatcacacatatggtTACTAGCTCTACTGTATAAGTTCCACTTaatttgtatgatgatattttcttctttacaggtcagtaagaaaaaagaatattttttcttcttttcaacttaattgtttttgttataatagcattcacaagagtaatgataatttttttttttgtaataatcacattcagctttggaataattatacctttcgcctcttatatctcctctttcttatttttattttggattttgatattttttattatttcttcctctttctccttaatcatatcctctatgatgaccAATAGCCTCTTTCCCATCCTCGGCCTTTTCCACaaccactatcacttgagctttcattttttttctttcaaagtgaGCTTTGAACTAATTCCAtaacatttgatttttttattgattaaatattcatatgcttacaaaaaaatctattaactcattaatagtcatttggtctaaatTATTTGAGTAACCTAAAATTTTCATGTAGTTACTAAAGTATTTTgtgatcatacatatattttctagattttcATTATTGCTActtagttgattaacaatagtaaaaacttgtaaaataatcacacatatgattactagctctagtgtccaagttccacttgatttgtatgataatattatcttctttacgggctagtaagaaaaaagaatcttctttcttttttttaacttaattttttttgttataatagcattcacatgagtaatgatattttttttttttgtaataatcacattcaactttggaataattatacctttcgcctcttatatctcttctttcttatttttattttgaattttgatcttgtttattatttattcctctttctccttaatcatatcctctatgattaccatagcctctttcacatcctcggccttttccacaaccacgatcacttgaactttcatttttttctttcaaaatgagatttgaacttattccatagtatttgatttttttatttattaaatattcatatgcttacaaagaatctattaactcattaatagtcatttggtctaaatTGTTTTAGTAACCTAAACTTTTTTTTCATGTAGTGATTAAAGTGCttttttgatcatacatatattttttagattctcattatttcttcttagttgattaaaaatagtaaaaacttataaaataatcacacatatgttTACTATCTCTAGTGTCcaagttccacttgatttgtatgatgatattttcttcgTTACGggctagtaagaaaaaagaatcttatttctttttttcaacttaattgtttttgttataatagcattcacaagagtaatgataattttttttttgtaataatcgcattcaACTTTTGAATAATTATACCATTAgcctcttatatctcctctttctttttttttttggattttgatcttttttattatttcttcctctttctccttaatcatatcctctattATGACCATAGCTTCTTTCACATCCTCGGccttttccacaaccacgatcacttgagctttcatttttttctttcaaattaagctttgaacttattccatagcatttgatttttttatttattaaatattaatatgcttacaaagaatctattAACTCATTAATAGTCAATTGGTATAAATTgtttgagtaacctaaactttttATGTAGTGATTAAAGTGCTTTttttatcatacatatattttctagattctcattatttcttcttagttgacTAACAatagtaaaaattataaaataatcacacatatgcttactagcTCTAGTGTCCAAGTcccacttgatttgtatgatgatattttcttctttacgggcctgtaagaaaaaagaatcttctttcttcttttcaacttaattgtttttgttataatagcATTCAAAAGATTaatgatcctttttttttataataatcgcattcaactttggaataattataccttttgcctcttatatctcctctttcttatttttattttggattttgatctttttttattatttcttcctctttctccttaatcatatcctctatgatgaTCATAGCCTATTTCACATCCTCGGccttttccacaaccacgatcacttgagctttcaattttttctttcaaagtgagctttgaacttattctatagcatttgattttttttatttattaaatattcatatgcttacaaaatatctattaactcattaatagtcatttggtctaaatTCTTTGAGTAGCCTAAACTTTTCATGTAGTGACTAAAGTACTTTTgtgatcatacatatattttatagattctcattatttctacttagttgattaacaatagtaaaaacttataaactAATCACAAATATGCTTACTAGCTATAGTGTCCAAGTTCCACTTaatttgtatgatgatatttttttttttacgggctagtaagaaaaaagaatcttctttcttcttttcaacttaattgtttttgttataatagcattcacaagagtaatgatccttttttttttttaataatcacattcaactttggaataattatacctttcgcctcttatatctcctctttcttatttttattttggattttaatcttttttattatttcttactttttcttcttaatcatatcctctatgatgaccatagcctctttcacatcctcagccttttccacaaccacgatcagttgagtttttatttttttctttcaaagtgagctttgaacttattccatagtatttgatttttttattgattaaatattcatATGTTTACAAAGAATTTATTAACTCATTACTAGTCATTTGGtctaaattctttgagtaacctaaacttttcGTGTAGTGATTAAAGTACttttttgatcatacatatattttctagattttcattattttttcttaatttattaacaatagtaaaaacttataaaataatctgaAATAGTTTTAAACTTATTCAtttgtaatattttaaattttctcatattttctcAAGGTTACTTTCGTCTAACCCCTGGTAAATGAGGAAGAGCATCTTCTTGTCTTTTTTCATCATATCTTTCAAGAAATCTTTTTAGCTTAAAGATGAGATCATCTTGAGACTCCTTATAGCCTCTCTCTATCACCTCTTATATATCTTGTGATTCAAACAAGATCTTCATTTGTATGTTTCAATTTTCATAGTTGTGTTATGTAATGTGACGCATTTGAAGTTGCATGCTATTAGTTATTTTAATTCAGCTCTGATACTACTTTAATAGGAGAAAGAAAAGATAAGATAAAGAAAGTTAAAGAAAAAGAATTGAGGGATAAAATAAAAGGtaaactaatttttttatttcttataaatAAGTCTCTACACtaatattttctctctctctctctctctctctctctctctctctctctctcatgataaAACTCATCTATTTATAGAGTCAAGTTATAAAACTCAATTATTAAgattatattcatatatacacaTGTAATTGATCTAATTTActagtattttattattttcataatctcATTCTTCATAGTAATCTTTCTTATACTATAACCACTTCATTCTCATTAAATTTTAGaagttataattatttttccCCATGTGATTTGATCATGAGATATGTTTCAATTATTTCTTTTAATTAAACTTAATTCTTTTAACATCAACTAGACTACTAAAACATTGTTCACCAATAATAAGAATGATAAAatgaaaatataatttatttgaaaAATTAGAGTAATTTTACATGCATGCCAATGCACCACTTGAGCCTCAAAAATTTTCTCTACTGCAATACTTAGGTTTATGCCTCCCCCCaaaaaaaagaacagaaaacacAAGCATTAATTGGGAGTAAAAAAAAGCTTGGAAAGTTGGCGTTGATAATTGGCCCCAAAAAAAATACAATTCATACTAACAAATGCTTCCTCAATTCAATTAAGCATTCATTGCATGCAATATCAGGTTAACAAGAAAAAGCTTCACGTCTTCGACACTCTTTGATCCCCACACAAACCAAAAACAAAAGGTTATTAGGGTTTGTCTTTTTGGTTAAAGTATCCCTAAACTTTTCACATGTACAACTTCAGCTCAAAGAAGAGAAACAAAGAAAGATGGACACAAAGCAACTCCACAAGAGGATTACATATACGTGATAACTCCATAGAGCTTAATTAATAGTCTTTTACTTATACTACACAAAATATTATCTTACTGTTTTCCTCCAAAGTTCCAGTCGATAAGTTCTCTCCAAGATCTGATCTCACACTTGAGTTCGACAGATCTGCTTCATGGAACAGCCACCTAACGTTAGCACTTGTTTATTTGGAGATTGATCTTTTAAACGTGGATCTTGTCGTACTCACCTGTTCAGCCGCACCGTCCAagtttatagagagagagagagagagagagagagagagagctggcaTTCTTTCATTGCAAGTGCACGAGACTCAAGTAGACTGCATGATGGTCGAGTGAGGACAGCATGATTCGACATAGTTTAACGTAGGGATAAACGTAGCATACGCCATACAGGCTGTCTACATCACGTTGTGCAGCCCTCCATGAATCACATGGTAGATCTTAGGATGGGCATCACGATCACCAACATCACCCCCAATTAGAAATTGGACACGCTACTTGACGCCATCGAGAGGCTCTTTCATTCGATCTGGTCTACAATCATATTCAATTTCCATTGTTTCCAGTTATCACGCATACAGCCGATAGGAGCAATAAGTTATGCGATGGATGCGAGGAGACATGATTAAATACCAACACAATACGTGTATTTACAGGCTGGTGAGATCATATCGTGCATGGTTCCATGAATCACATGTTGCAGCAAGGGATCTATTTGTCGTAGGTGACATCGTGATGGATCTACCGCGACTGTCGGTGTCCGGACCTCCACCATGTGCCTCCGCTCATGCAGCCACGGTACGCAGTCGAGGGTGCGTGATGGGATTACGTCTCTGGTAACTGTACCGTACCGTGGTTGGAGGATCCGATGACCTCGGTTGTGGGTCCCGAACTGGCTCAGAGTCGTCGATGACCGCATGGCCAGGTTGGCGCGTCGGGGACAGTCGATTGGTCTCCTTGCGTATACTATTCCTTCCCACGCGAGATTTCACGTTTAATAAAAGGGTTCACACTCATGCCGCCTCGTGGGGCATCGGACGGACAACATAAGATCCTGTTCGAGCACGAAAAGATCTCTGCCGTTGGCCTCGGCCTGCTTGGCAGCTTACGGTTAGGCGGAGTGCGGACCCCGTCGCTCATCCCTCGGTGCCCCCTATAAATCCGAGCCCCCTCGCTCCGCTCTTCCTCCAAGTCCAGCGCTCACCAGCATCAGGAACTCGGACCGGCAGAGATGGCGAACTCCACAGTGAGCGTGGCAGTGAACGGCCCCAGGAAGACGCGCATGCACCGCCTCATCGAGGAGGAAGGCATCGTGCTGATGCCGGGGATCTACGACGCGCTCTCGGCGGCCGTCCTCCAGAGCTTGGGCTTCCGCGCCGGCTTCATCTCCGGCTACGCCGTCTCCGCCTCCCGCCTCGGGATGCCCGATATCGGCCTCCTCACGTATGTCTCTCTTCCTTTCCGTACCAGTGCGCCTATTACGTTTCCTTCGTTCCTTACGACCCTTTCTTTCTTGGTGGAATAATCACAGACCGCCGGAGATGGCGGACGCAGCTCGAGCTATTTGTGCCGCGGCTCCTAACGTTGCCTTCATCGTCGACGCTGGTACTGATCTTGTTAATTATCTCCTTGTCGAGAACATTTTCCAGCTTTCATTTTTGAGAATGCTGGAAAGGTCCACTTTCTTGGCTCAACCGAGTTGAGCTAAAATTGTCATCAAAAGTCAATTTTTGATGTTTTAGAATATGGATATTCCCAAAATTATGAAAGATGAACACAATCAGAAGATTGAATGAAATCGGATAAATTAAGGGTGAAATAAAAATGTTAGCTTTCTAATTGTAGGAACATTAACTTGTTGAATTTGCTAATCACATGAATTGTATCTCAACTTGTCAAAGCATACTAACATTTCAACTAAATTTATATGATGTTACAGACACGGGAGGTGGCAACGCTCTCAATGTGCAAAGGACTGTTAGAGATTTTATGACTACTGGTGCTGCTGGCTTGTTTCTCGAGGTACGCGGAGAACTACAGTCTTCTCTGACCTGTTCTATATCTCAGAACTAACTTCTTTCTTCTTTCACATTGATTCCAGGATCAAGTTTGGCCGAAGAAGTGCGGTAAGAGAACATCGATCTTTTAACTCTCAGATCTTTCTGGTTTCTGTCTGCTACTATGTATACTTTGAGTTGTTTTCTATGGAATCCATCCATCTCACTGGCATTTTTCTCTGTTTCTCTGGCAATCAGGACATATGCAGGGTAAACAGGTACGACTGAGCTGGGAAACGTACATCAACTCTTCTTACATTATCCCACTGTATATAATATGCATTAAACTGCGCTTATGTTaggtgatacctgctcatgagcaTGCCGCAAAGATAGCAGCCGCAAGAGAAGCCATTGGGGACTCTGACTTCTTTCTCATCGCTCGAACTGATGCTCGTGCAACCGCCGGTGGCCTATCTGACGCCATTGCACGGGCTAACCTCTACATGGAGGTATCCATCGATTACTCTGTTTATTCAAATATCGATCGATTGAAGCTCCAATTCCGTCGGATAGGCTTCTCTGACGAGCATACTCTCTGCTCGACCTTGTGCAGGCAGGAGCAGATGCTTGCTTCGTGGAGGCACCGCGGAGCGACGACGAGATGAGGGAGGTCTGCAAGCGTACCAATGGTTTCAGGGCTGCCAACATGCTGGAGGGCGGGTACACCCCCCTGCACACGCCACAAGAGCTCAAGGAACTGGGATTCCACCTCATAGTGCACTCCACCACCGCCGTCTACGCGTCGGCTCGCGCGTTGATCGACGTCCTCAAAGTGATGAAGGAAGAAGGCACCAGCAGAGACCAACTCCACAAGCTTACTACCTTCGAGGAGTTCAACAGTTTGATCGGACTGAAGAAATTAAACGAGATCGGAGCCCGATACGACAAGTTCCGAGTTCCCCCGAACTGAACGCATGAAGGATCACAGCAGCAATGGCATAGTTCATGGAATTCGTTTCGGGAAAATAAGTAGTCTACTCTTGTAGAGGCGTCTTCTAAGTTTTAAGCTGCCTCCGTTCGGTGTGGTCTTAAGCTACTCTTGTGAGAGCTTGTCTTCCTGTCGTTTTTGTTGGGGTGTAGTAATGGTTGCTTGCTTTGGTCTTGTCGTTGGTCCATCATTGAAGCTGCAGCACGCTTTCGGTATTTTCAATAAGAATCAATAAAATGAGCTTATGATACCCAATCGATTCCAATAGCATGTCTAATCCATGTTTTGTCGTGATTGTGACACATCAAGAGCTCCAAATTTGGACGGAAATAAGGCCTCAATGCTCCCAAATTGCTTATCCTCCGGCACATAACGACGACATCGATAAGGCAAGGTCCATATGAATTAGGCTTAGTGGCACATCTAACAGAGAAGTGTGGATTTATTGGTAGAGTAAGTGCGTACATGACACTGCACCTCATTGAAGGTTTAAGGTATTGCTGTCTTAATTTGGCAAGCATACTTCATCGAGATCATCCAGGGATAGGAATACCTCTTCGAGCCACGAAAGCTCGCCTGTGAGCTGCTGGTCGACTCATGCACTCGACGTATGACCCATCTGTTGAGTTCCTAGTGATCATGGAAGATCTGGAAGAGTTGAAGGAAGAGAATTCGATCGAACATAAAAGTTGAGTTGGCTAACGTGATAGTAGTACGTACATACTGCTCGTCGTCTCTTCCCTCTGGTACTGGTGCTGCTTGAGCTTCCTCCACTAGGACTAGAACCGAGAATGCCATCCAGTAAATGGTACCGATGCATTACCCTGTTGGTCTTGATACCCTCCGGAGGTTGGCCAATGTAATAATACCTGAGAGTTTTCTTCATAGCAGCATCCTTATTACTGCATATTATGATCTTATCGGCTCTGTTTTGCTTTCTCCTTGTGAAGAAGCACCAGAATCGGTCACCTCCTTGAAGAGCTTTACCTAAAAATGAAGGGCATAAACCAATGTATCTAAACTGAAACGTAAAGCACGAGGATAGTATATATGCAAACCATTTAGGTACTATGGGGCACATTCATGGAGATCGATGCTGGGGATGACACCAGGCTCGCAGTGAAGGACAGCAGCCTTGCGGTAGAGGAAATGGACGATGAGCTCTTCATCGGAGGGGAAGAAGCGAAAGCCAGGTGGGAGGTTGGCAGTTCCTCCTCCCATGCTACAACAGGAGACTGGAGAAAGGATATGGAAGAAAGAGCTTGAAGATCGACCACGAAGTAATTCGTGCATCATACTTTAGTTTGATCTTTACagtgtttgagagagagagacctgCAAGTGTGGATGAAAACGGAACAAGACTTCAATTTATTGTTGGCACACATAGGTTTCTTCTAAGAAAGATTTAGGTACTAAGAAAGTCCAAATAGCTTAGCATGAATTAATACTTCTATCTTCTCAAATAATAGAGCTCCTTTTCCAAGTGGAAAGATGGATATCCTGCACTCTCATGAGACGGACGAAGTCCTTTATGTCCCATCTCTTGCTCTCTAATCCTTTCTACGTGGAAAGGTGGGATATCTTTCACCTCCTTGAGATGAGATGGATGCTGTCCTTTATGTCCATCTCTTGCTCTCTAATCCTTTCTAGGTAGCAAGGTGGGATATCTTTCACTTGCATGAGATCGATGGATGCCGTCCTTTATATTCATCTCTTGTTCTCGTACTGTTCCACTGCAGAGGTTTTAGACAAAAGCATCGGTGCAGTTCAAAGAGTAGTCGTAGATGAAAGCAGGTAAGAAGTCTTATCGACGAGACACTACCCCATGGAGAGGGACACTCCTAGAAAAGGCTTCACATTATGCTTTGCATTATCTGCTGCATTTAGaacgaaaaaaaaaagatcactcCCCATGAAATAGTTCATGTTAACTTTGGCAACATAAATAAAgagttctcatatatatatatatatatatatatagtaaaagatGAGATTATCTTGACTTTCTTTTGTGACTCATCATCTTTCCACATTCTCTCATTGTCGTCTATCATTTTCATTCTATCATAAAGTCTTATCACACTCATCCCTTTTCTCTTTTGCATACATCGTTATCAATTTGATGAGAAAATTGATAGTATCAAAATTTAATGAATAGGAGAATACATTGAGAGAGTCGATGAAGATGATTAAACGGTAAGATGAAGGTAAAAATAACTTCTTATATAGGTGAGGAAGAGGGTCAAGagtcatctttttttttattccaaaaagtaacaaaaaaaaaaacactcgactaaacaaataaaaaaggattttcttaaaaatattcaAATCTAAAGATCAGAACACGTTTCTTCTGCAATAAAAAGAATAGAAACAGTCCTAACTCTACATCTACTTAGTCAATTGTGCAACTAGACAACCTTACAGATGGCTAGCAATAGGTTATCAGGTTGGGTAGCAACCTGTTGTTAAGTTGGGTAGCAAAATCCAGGAAAGAAGTACCGATGTCATCCATCACTTTCAACAGTATCCATAATTGTCTTCACTTGACACTAATGATCGACCAATCTGCATAAATTAGTGCAATCATTTGACAGCCTTTTAGGCAAGTAAATGAATCCACCAAGAACTACATGTTATTGCTAGTTTATTTGCAATCGAACCCTGAGCCATTTGTCTCACAACAACACTGTAACCAAGGAACACTTGGAGATAGGAACTGAGACGAGGATGCTCCTGGTCATGCCATCACAATAAGTACGTCACTCTTCACCAGCAAACAACTATCAGCactgttgtgtgtgtatatatatatatatatatattctcaaatcTAGTGAAGATTTTTTCATCTACGGAAACCATAAACATCAAaatgtattttttatatatttaacatcaaaaaatatattacaaataATTTAACAATACAACTAATCAGActcgtgataaaatattaaataaactataTTCAACttctattataaaataataagattATAATATCACTCTCTCTAGATTAAGAAGAAGAAATCTTAAGAATCTACATCAATCGGAATCAATTTCATAAACCGattgttgattttttttccctAGATAAAATTCTCTTTTCTTCTGACGACTATCCTTTTGATTTTTTCATCTAAACCATATAagattataattaaaattttaattaacccCATGATCCCACCCAATAAATCTCCCCCTGTGTGAGAAGAGTTTATATATTTGTTATCTCTTATAAGTTTTTATGAAAACAATGATTTAATCATTATATCAGTTATCTTTTATCATTATATGTGATCCATTATTATCAGTAAAGATTTAATCATCAATAATACCTGACATTAAtattcttgaatttgaaatgaaaagtTGATTTTTTTACATACATGAATAGTATTttgattattataatataaaataaacttcTTTCGAGTCCTAACACTTTTTAAATACTTTTTCAAGCTTATGTTACAAATATATACTCAACTTCAGTGCAAAATAAAGcaacatatatttataattttgactACTAAGATATTACTCCCTTAAAAATGACATCAAGAAATTAGAGGTAGACTTTCAAGAATCAATATCATTAGTCATGTCTATATCTATGTAGTTAAGATTTTTTAATACCAAAGCATAAACATAGTATAGAAGTGTCTTCGAGATACCTTAATATTCACCTAACTGCTGCTCAATATTCTTTTCTAGAATTAAAGAGAAATCGATTTATTAGTAAGGCATAAGGTATTTTGTTCATATCTTATTTATCTTTCTCATTTATAGGATACTATCTCAAACTTAACTTAAAATGATCCGCAAGTACATAATAAATAGATTTTTATCTACTCATATTAAATCtatcaaaaaaaatttcactACATCTCTATCGCGATAATCAaagtttatcatttttttttatcatgaataatccttgtgttgaatctcgtattttgatgatgaaactacttgatatatgtttatgatttaatctgcgttttgagtgacgcaggatgcttcgatcaggatgagacaattaaagcaggaaaatcatgttgtgccgaaggaacatgtcagaagattggacgtcgggccggtggatcggtcgacgtatcgacagaaggcttcgggccgtgaactcgggcatcgggccaagaagagcgggtattgtgccaaggatatcggagttgcggagtcaactggccgattgggcaataggctgcaggagaggacgatgcgccgaagaatcggacgaagcgtcgagggaccaatgacatgtcggacaacttggttaattgcttaggattaattgtctcgatcgaagttttgttttgttgtgcaggattaactacgatgagagtaagacaagcagcaggagttgcgccggagtcaagatcatgatcacgttgggagttcgagagttcgacggaagttcggacggtcatcggaggttcagagagaacagatccgagaagtccagaagcttgccaagcgaagctcgtcggaactcgccaagtggatcgtcgcaaagtccaggagtatgccggatgtccgcagaaggatcaccgagggttatcggttgatcgacggaagttagccggaaactcgccggaagaagcgattgacgcatcggagcaaagctgcagaagttgtctt comes from Musa acuminata AAA Group cultivar baxijiao chromosome BXJ3-3, Cavendish_Baxijiao_AAA, whole genome shotgun sequence and encodes:
- the LOC135633665 gene encoding carboxyvinyl-carboxyphosphonate phosphorylmutase, chloroplastic-like — its product is MANSTVSVAVNGPRKTRMHRLIEEEGIVLMPGIYDALSAAVLQSLGFRAGFISGYAVSASRLGMPDIGLLTPPEMADAARAICAAAPNVAFIVDADTGGGNALNVQRTVRDFMTTGAAGLFLEDQVWPKKCGHMQGKQVIPAHEHAAKIAAAREAIGDSDFFLIARTDARATAGGLSDAIARANLYMEAGADACFVEAPRSDDEMREVCKRTNGFRAANMLEGGYTPLHTPQELKELGFHLIVHSTTAVYASARALIDVLKVMKEEGTSRDQLHKLTTFEEFNSLIGLKKLNEIGARYDKFRVPPN
- the LOC108952314 gene encoding NAC domain-containing protein 104-like — encoded protein: MGGGTANLPPGFRFFPSDEELIVHFLYRKAAVLHCEPGVIPSIDLHECKALQGGDRFWCFFTRRKQNRADKIIICSNKDAAMKKTLRYYYIGQPPEGIKTNRVMHRYHLLDGILGSSPSGGSSSSTSTRGKRRRAVCTYYYHQLTGELSWLEEVFLSLDDLDEVCLPN